Within the Dermacentor silvarum isolate Dsil-2018 chromosome 8, BIME_Dsil_1.4, whole genome shotgun sequence genome, the region tgtgtgtgtgtgtgtgtgtgtgtgtgtgtgtgtgtgtgtgtgtgtgtgtgtgtgtgtgtgtgtgtgtgtgtgtgtgtgtgtgtgtgtgtgtgtgtgtgtgctactGCGGTACAACTAGTGCGACAGCAGCACTAATGCCGAAGTGATGCGAACTGCGTGCACGAGATGGTATCGATTGGCAGATGCCACTATTTTTTGACAGCTGTAAGCCCTCATGGCATAGACGAGCTCATCAGGCAGTAAAGCATGACGCTGACCTTCAGTAATGTACATAAATAAGATTTATTGCACAAGGTTCTAGGCACATCAGAGCACTCAGATACATGACCCAACCACACCGCGCAGTGAGAAACAGTCACAAATCTCATTTACAAAACACGCACTCATGTACACAAGAGGAAATACAATGCGCCGACGCAGAACACAGTTTGGCATTTCCCCTGTCCACAGTGGGCCACCCCGTCTCGTATACGAACATTGAGTATTGAACTGACAACAGATGCCACACCCTTGCCCGTTGGCGCAAGCGCCTAAAACGACGGGCAAGATCATCAAaagaaacgaacaaacaaacaacacaAAACATGTACATTTTCCCTAATGTTAAAGTTCAGAAGAAAAGCCAAAAGCTAAAAACAACACTCACGTTTATAGGCAGCAACCGCACCACAGTAATGCACAATCAAAAAACACAGTGATGGATCGATAGGAAAACCAGAGCTTGCTTCCCAAAAACTACCAAACACACAAGAGAATAGAATCGCCCAAGACACACCCACAAACAACGATGAAGGCACTgtagtgcctcgctgtcgttacCCGGAAGAGAGAAACAACAGTGCAGGCTGATTCCCATTGCAGGCCCAGAACTGACCCGATGGAAACCGTAATTTCCTTCTCGTGAGCCAGCTCGACCGAGCGAAGGGCATGCTTGCGGAAGCTCCTGTTAAGACTTAGACGTGTAGAAAGCATCATCTTATGCGTTGCTGTTCGTTATATGAGCAATCACAGTACAACAAAGCGATAGCTCGCCCCTCCACATGCACCGAACACGACACGCAATACATACATATGTATACAAGTGCGAAGTCCTCGAGAATCGGTGAAAGCCTGAAGCGAAAGCCCCACAGCTCGTCGTTATCTACGGCGCGCCAACACGGTAAACTTTTTTCTGTTCCCAAAAGTATGCGTTAGCACCCCACGACTTTTGTTCTTTAGGAACCCACCACGCACTCAGAAAACGTCGACCGTTCCCATGAATGTCAATCATGCGTCAGGATGTCTTGTTCGCCATTGCGTGTCGAGTAACTGCGTTTCTACAATGACATTCAAAAACATAAGATACAACTTCTTTTCTCGTTCAGCTTCAACAACAGATAATGGCGTTAGTGGCACCGGAGTAGAATGACTTCTCTACCTCTCTTTTGTTATTGGAAATGTCACGAAACATAGTGTCAGAGGTGTTCTAGTTCTGGTTGAGGGTCACAGGTCGCAACCTTTAGGGTGTCAAAAAGCTCCCTATGCGGCGCTGTGGGAATTAACGAAGAGGCACTAGTACTTCCAGGGGCCGCTGCTGCCTCCGGCGCCACCTGCTCCACCGCCGTATCCACCAGTGCTGCCACCGTATTTACCAGCACTGCCTCCTCCGTATCCACCAGCACCGCCACCGTAGCCTCCAGCGCCTCCGGCGCCACCCCCATAGCCTCCGGCGCCACCACCGTATTTACCGGCACCGCCTCCATACCCGCCAGCGCCTCCACCAGCTCCTCCGTGGTGGCCCCCGGCGCCGCCTCCGGCACCACCGTGATGGCCTCCACCGAAGCCTCCTGCTCCGCCGGCACCACCGTATCCACCGGCTCCACCTGAACCTCCATAGCCGCCTCCACCGCGGGCTCCGGCGTACTGGCTTACGACGCCGGCGGGTGGTTGCTCGACGATGAACTCGGCGTCAGCAGGACTGGCTGGTCCCACTCCCGGCTCGTTAGTTTTGACAACGGCGCGGAATCCGTTCTGGTCGGCAACGTAACTGACTTGGCGGTAGATGCCGTTGGTGTCGGTGTAGCCGTAGCTACCCTTGACAGTGCCGCTGCCGTCTCCACTCTCCTGGCGGTTCTGGCTGTTGCCGTACTCGTCCTTGACGTCGTAGCCGAAGTTGTACGGAGTTGGCTGTCCCTACATGCAAACAAACAATAGCTCTGTCACTTCGTACTTGAATGCTTGTGGTTCAGGAGCTAGAATTTAATTCAAATTCTTATAAAAGTCATTATAGAAAGTTTGTTGACTTACTGGTGAATTTTGTAGTATTCAATCAAACACCACAGAATATCATGCATGATTTTTACAAAGGTAACTGCCTTTAGAAAGGCAAGTAATGGTTGGTAAAAATTATGGTATTGTAATTAAGGCGTCATGCAGTGCGCTTGGTAACCTCAGACCACGTGATATAGGTGTATGAACCCGTATAACTAAAAAAGAAAGCAGCCTATAAGTGTTAACAGTCATGCTCGACCACCCAGCGTCCAAAAAGACATGTTCTTCTCCTTCTGTTTCTCCAGATTGAGCCAAAAGTCTGTTGAGGAGCACTTCATAATTGCAAGTATTATAATGTTATCTTTTAATTATTTATATTTTAGTTATTCAAATATTTGCTGATGTAAATTGATCAAGTTCAAGAAGCACTGTCCGCGCAACATAAGGCTGGTTTGGTGTAAAGGGCGCGGAAGCCCAAGTGGTACATCGGTTCATTTGAAGATGTTTGCTTCCATCTGCTTTCTCCTGGCACTCATTTAATTATTTCAAAGCGCAAATGAACTTACGTAGTCACCACCACCTCCGTAGCCGCCAGCTCCACCTCCGTAACCCCCACCGGCTCCTCCGCCATATCccccgccgctgccgccgcgggAACCACCGTAGCCACCAGCGCCTCCGGCTCCTCCGGTACCTCCGGCACCTCCATGGTGTCCACCAAATCCTCCGCCACCGAGACCACCGCCTCCGCCGTGGTGACCACCGCCGAGGCCACCACCGAGACCACCGCCGAGGCCTCCGCCTCCTGCGCCTCCACCATGGTGGCCTCCGAAGCCGCCTGCTCCACCAGCTCCGCCACCTCCATGGTGGCCTCCAAAACCACCAGCCCCGCCGGCTCCACCACCTCCACCGGCTCCGCCGGCACCGCCATGATGTCCACCGAATCCTCCAGCGCCACCGCCACCATGGTGACCACCAGCGCCTCCACCATGGTGACCACCAGCGCCTCCACCATAGCCCCCTCCTCGGCCGTAGGCACCCGCGCTCAGGGCCGTGGCGACCATGAGGCTTAGGCACAGCCCCTGGGGGGAATTTGAACAATTCATTGGATGACACGGCACGGGATCAAGCATTTCTCTATTGGCAAAATGAATAGCACCACATAAACACTCTTGGTCGAAAGCAAGAGATGCAAAGTGTGTCTGTTATTTTAGCCCCTGAAATGAAATGCGAACGAGAGAGCTGATGTTTCCGGTCCCGATTATTGACTATGGTAGTTGTAGGTACAGTCAGGTTCTGCCTGGTGATCGAGGCCATCAATTACTTCACCTGCACGCCTCTTGCAATGTCATCAGGCACGACATCACGTGTCCAACATACCAACATCacataggaggaggaggaggaaaaacatttattacgagagaaaaaaagcaggcgtcttcctgcttcaCAAATAATGCAAGCAGGAGACATGAAACTCTCATGTGAACTATGGTGAACTCTTCAGGAAGCACCACATGTTGTAAGCATGAATGCGTGATTGTTGTTTTTCACTCTATTTTGCAATCGAACGATTTAAATATACACTGTTTGTTCTCAGGAATTTCAGAACAATAAAAGGTGaaataattgaattgaattgaatttaggggtattacgagccaaaaccatgatttgattatgaggcacgccggtagtgggggactcagcaataattttgaccaccaggggatctttaacgtgccctcaatgcacgggacacaggcgttcttgcatttcgaccaaatcgaaatgcggccgccccgacagggatttgataccgcgacctcgagcaAACGGCCGCTAAGCCACGGCGGCGATTTGTAAGGTGAAATAAGTGTAAGAATGAGGAAACAGCGATTTTAACCAGAAAAGCGTCCTGTTCGGGTGGAACAGGACAATAGAAAGTTGTATTCTAGAATGgtaaaacgtaaaaaaaataaataaaagtaaactGAAATACTACTAAATAGCGGAAAGGGTAGACAAAATTAGAAACGAAGAGAAGAATTGTAAAAAATCTGTCTGCACAAGTTCGAGCAAGGTAACTAACAATGACAACTCCGGTAGGGAATTGATTGGTGGGAAGTGAGTGGTGCACAACGTTCCTCTGCGCTCGCCGTGTTATTTCCACTCGTAAATTCAGTAAATATAATGAGAAGCCCCGTCTCGAACGTAAACATCGGTAATGATCATGATCACGGGCAGTGACGTCGTTGCGAATCGGGAGCATTACACAGCGATGCGTGCAATCTTAGCTGCTGCGCCGTGAAAGTGACGTCTACGTCTGTTTGACTTTACCACACtacctttgtttttcttttttctcgcagCCCTCACACAACCGAGGTCCAACTAAACGAGGCCTTACTAACCCAGGAAAGGTTGGGCAAAGAGTGAGGGAGAGCGCTCAAGTGGTCTGGTTATTTGTCGTGCACCACTTTTAAGCGCGTCAAGTGGGCTCATCCTGTAACGTTCACAAAACTGGCACGGGCAGCCATTACGGTCTCTCGCTGCGGGGATGTCGTCCAGTATGGCGAAAACGGAGCAGGGgctggggagagagggaggtCGGGTTGAGGTCGCTGAGAAGTTAAAGAGTCATTTTCGCTCTCAACGTACGGAAAGACAGACGCGGCGACGAAATGAGGAGATGCGGCTTCATTTGGCCCCAGCGCAGTTCCCAGGTTCCACTTTGCCGTTCTGCCTGTCTCTTTTTTCCTTTGTTCCCACCACCTCCTTTCCATTCCGAGACGAAGGAGCAAAGGGCGCCACGGGGCCGTATAAATAGAAAGGCGAACGCGGGCAGCGCCGCTCTCATTCCGATAGCAACGTCCGGACCGGACAAGGGGGCTTCTCCGTGCGCCACCGACGGTTGGTCACGAAAGCCCGCGCGACTCGTGATCCGGGAAAGATGCGCGCCCGGCACCGGCAGCGTCCGATCTCCTTCCTCGACAATCCTCGTTGTTTTTGTTGCTTTTGATTCGTGCCGGAAATAGGGGTAAGCAAGCTAGGACGAAGCGGGCTGGTGAAATGAAAGCGGCTCTGATTGCACGTGGCCGACCATCCACGCGTACTTAGTAATTGGTGTTTGGAGAATCATATGCCTCTTTTGAAAGTGCTTTCAGTAAGAGTCGCGATCGCTGGCACGCGAAATTACGAAACAGCGTCATCCGCGCTCATTGGCCACGAACCTGTCTTCGTAGGCCTCGTAGGTAGTAACATGAAAGGCCTCGGCGCCATCTTGGTGGTTGAGAAAATAAAACCAGTGACTGTCAGTGAACATTCCTCGGAGATTGGGTTCAGGATGGCTGCCGCtttctgctttattttttcttatcTTTATTTTCCCTGTCTATCATTTCCTTTCCCCAAGTGCATGGTGGCCAACCAGACACGGGCTTGGTTAATGCCCTTGCCTTTTCCTGCCTcttctttgtctctctctatctctcccaAAACGTTGAAAGTATTTCTCCAAAGGAATTTGAACGTATTATCTTCATCATGAATCCTGAGCCTCGTTAACTACGTCCCCTAAGCATATGCTTCACAATTTGTGATTTTTTTACTCAGTGAACTTTTGATCATATTTTACTGCTGTCAATACATACTATACTCTACCTTAGAGAGTGAAATGAACGTCGGCCTAAGTtttctcttacactttctcgttaGACTGGTTACTTGGCGTTATACATTTCTTCTGCTTCCTTGAACAAACTATTTAAGCTCTCCAGCTCATTGTTCTTAACTAAACTCCCttttcgtgtttcttttttctttctcgtttttttttctttctttttttacaaaacCAAAGCCCTCGCCCAAGCAAGATAAGGCGTGCCAGCGGAAAATTCCGCAATCACTTTTAGGAAACGTAATTGATGACTTCGTCTGAGGCAGCTGACTTGTTTCTCTTATGCGCACAAGGTTACTTGGAAAACAGGAAGAGTAAGGTCGCCACCTCTTCTTTTTCTAGTTCGCTGTCGATCAAGTTCCGCTATATATAGTCGTCAGAACGCGCTGAAAATTGCTGCGAGGGTGCTAGAGGCGTAGCTAAAATTATCGACCGTCGTAGGTACTGCCCAAGGCAACACCGGTCAATCTTCCACCCatttgagctttttttttctttatcaggAAAGAATCGGCAGCCTCAATAACCAGCAATAAGTTGAAGAACCTGTCCGGAATCCATTCTCATAAAATTTCCCCTTCAATAACTTCCTTTTCTATTTGTTACGATATACACGAAATCAAAAGTACCAAAAATTTCAAAGTTTACAGACTAATCACTCAGTCATAGACACTATTGTAGATTGTTCCGTAATAACGCTGCTATGGTTATCAACATCGTGTTGCTTCCATTCACAACGCTAACCACATAACAAACACCCATGGTTTTGTTAATCGGAAAAGTATGGGGTCACACAAGATGGCTATTTGAAATATAAATAAGCATCTGAAACTTCTACAGTAAGATAAACAAAACTTGTTGGCGAGAGCATATACCAGCAGCTACTCTGTCGTTATATGAAAAGGTAACGCGCTTCTACAATATTCACTCGTTCTGTTCTTTCATGCAACGTAATTTGTCATCTAATTAGAGGGCCCCGGCTTAGCTTCTAGAAGTGACATGAAAAATTCTCATTCACCCGATTGCTGCACAAAGCTGCAAAGAAAACCGACAACATGTTTCTCATAAATAAAGTTTCgcaattgaagaaaaattcgtcttggGCCGGGGATTGAACCCGGGAtgaccgccccggaaaggcgttggtcctcTGTTCAACCCACGGAGCaggacaaatattttttttcaactacCAAACTTTGTTTATGAGAGACTCGTATTGAATTTCTTTTGTAGCTTCGATCTACAGTAGGGTGGATTACAGTTATTTTTTATCTTTCATGAACCGTCCTCCACCTAGCGGGCGTCCGCAGAACTAACTTTCCATTTTTCCAGCTTCCTGTACCGCATGAGAATGATCAACAACCTGGCTGCGGAGCACTCGTTTCTGAGGTCTTGACTCCTTTGCCACATCCTCGGATATTCAGTCGCACACTAGCATTAGATTTTATAAAGGGCTCACAGACGCTTTCTtcctttgccacaatatatctcTTTGCTAATACACACACCCTCTAGATAGCAGGACGCTCGTATAATTGCGAGGCGCTACGGATTGCCACAAAGAAGCGACTACGCTTTCGCCACTAGTCTAAGATCTAATCCTAAATGTTCTGAACCTGCACTGAGGCCTGAAAGACAAGATAATACCTCGCTTTTCGAGCTTGCTACCTTTCCGACACTAGTAGCGGACGTTCTAAAGTGTGAACGTTCCAGGGGAAATGCCATAATCAGTTACAGCTGGTCAGGACTGCCTTGCCAACTACAGCTAAAATATCAGGCAAGGAATTAATAACTGTGAGAACCTTAGATGGTGGCAAAACTTCTCTAATTATGATAATTAAAACATCGAAGTTATATGCAGTAACTAAAGCTAAGAATTATTGAGTCGAATCGGAGAAGCAGATAAAATTCGCCAAGAAGCGACTGCTTGTGACCGGCGGTGGTGAACCTCTGGACAAGGGTTCGAACCTTATGCTGGGGATTGAAACCTCGAACCATAAGAGGACGCCATCTAGTGGCGACGAATTAAAACTGCTATAACTGTCACTGATGAAAGCGTTGTTCCCGAGGGTCGAAGATGGCAGTCCTCAGTAGGTGGGTTGAACAGAACAGCCCTTGAGTCGGCTCCTCACCTTAAAGAACATCATGGCTCCCGGTCCAAGTCCCAAGTGGGCGGAAACTCCAAGCGCGGTGGGTGCGGGGGAACGTGTGATCACGAAGGAGATTCTCTAACGCAGCGAAGCCAACTTCGCCGGTATGGTCGTGGCAAAGCAGCTCTATACTGGAAGAACACGGTTTGTTTTGCGAGAGGAGATTGGAAGACGCTTGCGATGGGAATGATGCTCTCTGTCCGGAGCCCAAGAGCTTATATACCCACGCGCAGTGGCTCGGCCCAGACCTCGTGAATCCTCGCACGAGGACCGTTAcactttctctctcgttccctcTTCTCTGCACACCCTCGGCCACGGTATCCATCGGCTCGTCGACCACGAGCGGGCGAGGACCCCTCGGCGAGACGCACGCTCACCTCTCGCGAGAGAAGGTTTCAAAAgccaaaacaaaagaacaaagaaCGCCCGGTGTAATGAAAAGAGAAAGCACGAGCCAAAGATGGAGAAAGGTTGGACAGACGGTGAGGAAGGCATACagcgagacagacagacagagagacaaagCACAAACCCACAAAGAAACAAGTTCCCGAGATGGGCGAGTGAGCGGCTACGGCGGCTGAATAATATCGAAATTCAGGACAGGCCCTGGACGAAAGTGAAAATAATGGGCCAAGAATGAGAAGGTGGACGGGCCTTCCGAAGGAAGGGGGAAGAGctgggaggagaggggggggccTTCTCCGAGATGCCACCGACGGGCGATGGACACCGCCTCTCTGCCGTGCTCTCGCTCGCCCTCCGTCACCCCCGCTCAGCCTCGCCCTCTGGCACAGCGGGATGTAACGGCACTCCTCCTCGCGTCGTCTTCTCAGCTGTGGCGGAGGCCCCCTTCCTCTCCGGAAGGTCCTTTTCGCTCTCGGAAGAGAAGCCGACATCACCGCCGCCGCAGGACGCGGACGTCGGAGAGGAGGAACGTGACGCTGGCGGTAGGGCTCTATTGCGGGGGGCCCACGGCGAAGCCAGTAGGGAAGCAGTGGGGGGGGTCATCAAAGCCGGCGCGTGCGAGAGTTTATTTCTTGCGTGTTTATTTATCGCTGACGTAGTAGCACGGGGGAATCCTCCAGAGATACGCGGCTGTCCGTCTGCTTCTCTTGCTGATTTTTCCACTGCATCGCTGGCGTGACTCTGGAGAAGCAAGGGTTGTggaagagaggaggggggggggggggttcaggggCTTTATCGGTGGGTTTCATTGAGGACTTCTCTCGCGGGCGACGTGCGCTGTTCCTGGGTTTGACGCAAGGCGCCAGTCAAGCCGCTAGGCCCCTGACTATGTTTGCGTCGATTAGACCAGTGCTGCAATATGCGATTTCAGCAGTATTGTTTCGACAGGTGCCTGTTTCGTGTACTTTGAATATTGTTTTTATCGTACGACGAAGGTGGGATCTAGCGGGCACCATTTTAATTACGGAATCAGAAATACCGTCGCGAAAATAAAGACAAAATCTAAGAATTACGAAGGTTATGGGCATATGATACTACTTTGCTTGTCACTGcgtatttcttcttttctttactAACCGCACACAGATGGGAAGGTAGGCTCCATGAGAGACGACTATCCCAATACACACTTCAGACATACGTACACCAATTTACCGAACACACAAGCATCTACAATCTACAAAAAGTGATTGTagacaagaaagaaacaaagttAGATGCTAAACTTCTGACGGTCCTGCACATGAGTCGATTGCAAGATGGCAGTATATTCATATTACTGATGAATTCTCAAAAGTTAATAAATAGCTCCACATCTTCCTTTTACGTCCCAACGCACAATGAAAGTAGAAGTTACTGTTTAACGCGCAAGGCTTAATCTATACCTCGGCAGAACTATATCGGATTCTCCTGGCAACAATATACATAGCTGGCAACAAAGTAAGTAATGATTCGATCCTATATTCTGCCTCAAAAGCTGCACTCGGGTCCTATAGGCCCAATATTGTTATCATGCTGATTGTTGCTCGCTACTTATTCGGTTGAAAAGACACTGGTCATCGCTTCACATTCCGGCCGTAGAGTTCACTTTAAGTGTATTCCCAGTCAGATTGGTATAACGGGAAATGCAGCAGCCAACCGGCTGGTGGCTGATGTTCACTGCTTGATGAAGCGAGCTTTAGCAGttgaagaagaaagacagaatttgtagtaaaggggccAAGTGGCGgaggagaaaaaagaagaagttagtaatggcgacgTGAAGAGTACTCTGTctattatgtgcgggcttgttatagaatttggcgcagtcgacgacAAGAACCAATATGTGGGTGACTTTCTTTGTGGATAATTGCAGCAACTCTGTGGTATTCATGAAATATCAAGTCGGGGATGAAGCCGCCGCTGACCTTCCTGAACACGTCACTACACGTGAACTTCTGAATTTCGTTCTGGATGAAGCCTCAGTGTCTTCAGAGAATACTTTTGGAACAACATTCAGTGAAAGTAAATATTCCGCTGCGTCTGTTCAAAAAGCTGGTGTTGACACCGACAGAAAGAACTTTCATGCTCCGGCAAGCTTCATCTGACGAGCTTCCGACAGTTCTTCGAGCCATATCAATTCAACAACAGCAAATTTCGCA harbors:
- the LOC119460643 gene encoding uncharacterized protein LOC119460643: MMFFKGLCLSLMVATALSAGAYGRGGGYGGGAGGHHGGGAGGHHGGGGAGGFGGHHGGAGGAGGGGGAGGAGGFGGHHGGGGAGGAGGFGGHHGGGAGGGGLGGGLGGGLGGGHHGGGGGLGGGGFGGHHGGAGGTGGAGGAGGYGGSRGGSGGGYGGGAGGGYGGGAGGYGGGGDYGQPTPYNFGYDVKDEYGNSQNRQESGDGSGTVKGSYGYTDTNGIYRQVSYVADQNGFRAVVKTNEPGVGPASPADAEFIVEQPPAGVVSQYAGARGGGGYGGSGGAGGYGGAGGAGGFGGGHHGGAGGGAGGHHGGAGGGAGGYGGGAGKYGGGAGGYGGGAGGAGGYGGGAGGYGGGSAGKYGGSTGGYGGGAGGAGGSSGPWKY